The Pseudonocardia sp. HH130630-07 DNA window CCGCAGTCGGTGGTCCCCGAGGAGATCAAGCCGTACTTCGCCGAGATGGGCAAGGTCGGGGTGCAGCTCGCCGAGAAGGCGGGCCAGGTCATCCGCAGCCGGGACCTGGAGGCCGCGACCGAGCTCGAGGCCGACGACGACGCCATGGACGACCTGCACCAGCACATGTTCACCGTGCTGATGGACCGCAACTGGACGCACGGGGTGTCCGCCGCCGTCGACGTCGCGCTGCTCGCGCGGTTCTACGAGCGGTACGCCGACCACGCCGTCGCGGTGGCCCGGCGGATCGTCTACGTCGTCACCGGACAGATGCCCGGACCCCTCGCCGTGTGACGGCGACCGCTTGCCGTACCTGGTCACATACTCCGGGTAGCCCATCCGGACCGTGCCGCTGGTCCGTCGGCGAGCGGTGTCCGTATCGCGTTTGGGCCTGTGTACCGCAGGGCACTCCGCCGCCATGGAGCATGCGGGATGCGTCGTCACCGAGGTGGTCGGCTCCTCCGACGAGAGCGTCGAGGAGGCGATCCGGGACGGCATGGGCCGGGTCGGCCAGTCTCTCGAGTGGTTCGAGGTCACCGGTGTGCGGTCCACGGTGCTGGGTTCGGCCGAGCGCTTCCAGGTGGACCTGCGGATAGGGATCCGCCGGGCCGCCTAGGGTGTGTCTCCCAATGCGCGGAGCCAGGTGACGATCGCCTTCAGGACGGCGCCGCCGCGGAAGGTCAGGGCGAGCTTGTCGTAACGGGTGGCCAGCCCGCGCCACTGCTTGACGTGGCAGAACCCGCACTCGACGACGTTGCGGTTTCGGTAGTCGACCGGATCGAATGCGGGCGGTCGGCCACCGCGTGAGCCCCGTCGTTTGCGGTGTCCCTGCTGGTCAGAGGGCTCCGGAATGACAGCGATGATCCGGCGCTCGCGCAGGTGCCGGCGGATCGCGCGTGAGGAGTAGGCCTTGTCCGCGCGCACGCGTTCAGGCCGGGTCCGGGGTCGTCCCGGGCCCGGTCGGGCGATGCTCAGGCGCGCCATCAGGTGCGGAAACATTGGCGAGTCGCCGCCCTGGCCGGGGCCGAGGAGGACCACCAGCGGGCGGCCGTGCCCGTCAACGAGCTGGTGGATCTTCGTCGACAGCCCTCCGCGGGACCGTCCCAGCGCGTGATCTGCTGGTTCGGCGAGCAGATTCGTGTAGTTCGATCCGGCCCCCTGTGTCGCGCTTGAGGGTCGCGGCGTGCTGGTGGGCACGGATGATCGTGGAGTCCACGCTGACCGCCCACCCGAGCACCTCGGCGGCGTCGGCCTCGACCAGAAGAGCAGCCAGGATGTGGTCCCAGGTGCCGTCGCCGCTGTAGCGGCGGTGCCGCTTCCACAACGTCTGCCACGGCCCGAACTCGGCTGGGACGTCGCGCCAGGGAAGCCCGCACCGATACCGGTAGATGATCCCCTCGAGCACCCGGCGGTCATCGCGGAACGGGCACCCGCGACGACCCTCGGAAGAGGGCAACAGCGGCGCCAGACGGGCCCACTGGACATCAGTCAGGACAGCGGTACGCGGCACCGATCAAGCATCGCGCACCCCGCTCCGCCTATCTGGGAGACACGCCCTAGCGGAGGGACCCGTTCATCGAT harbors:
- the phoU gene encoding phosphate signaling complex protein PhoU; its protein translation is MRDDYQDQLDDLASGLAGMCDDVARAMENATRALLDADLQLAEQIISEDVRIDDVRADAEHRAFGLLALQAPVATDLRVVVAAIHGAGDLERMGDLALHVAQAARRRHPQSVVPEEIKPYFAEMGKVGVQLAEKAGQVIRSRDLEAATELEADDDAMDDLHQHMFTVLMDRNWTHGVSAAVDVALLARFYERYADHAVAVARRIVYVVTGQMPGPLAV
- a CDS encoding dodecin family protein, which encodes MEHAGCVVTEVVGSSDESVEEAIRDGMGRVGQSLEWFEVTGVRSTVLGSAERFQVDLRIGIRRAA
- a CDS encoding IS5 family transposase, encoding MLAEPADHALGRSRGGLSTKIHQLVDGHGRPLVVLLGPGQGGDSPMFPHLMARLSIARPGPGRPRTRPERVRADKAYSSRAIRRHLRERRIIAVIPEPSDQQGHRKRRGSRGGRPPAFDPVDYRNRNVVECGFCHVKQWRGLATRYDKLALTFRGGAVLKAIVTWLRALGDTP
- a CDS encoding IS5 family transposase — its product is MPRTAVLTDVQWARLAPLLPSSEGRRGCPFRDDRRVLEGIIYRYRCGLPWRDVPAEFGPWQTLWKRHRRYSGDGTWDHILAALLVEADAAEVLGWAVSVDSTIIRAHQHAATLKRDTGGRIELHESARRTSRSRAGTVPRRAVDEDPPAR